A window of Pseudomonadota bacterium genomic DNA:
GAATTTTCCGGGTACAGGCGGGTAAAGATACACACAAGGCGACACATTGCCTTCAACAGATATATAAAGATTTTTAAGAGGATTTTCGCTGCATACTGTTGTTTTGCAAGGAGTAAGATTGGGTATAGTAAGCCTGATATTCAACTGTCCGGCTCTTTTCATAACTTTTTTCAGTAATTCCTTATAGGGTTTCTCGTTTTTACAGGTAAAAACTTTTTTCTGGTTTTGAAATGAATTTGAAATCTGGATTATATTTAAAAGAATAATTTCTTGAATGCCCATTTCTTCAGCAAGATCTATAAGAACCGGCAACTCACCGATATTTTCTTTCAGCATCAGATAAACTATGTGTAATGCCGGCTTGCGGGAAAAATTATTTTTGTCGGCCAGCTTCCCTAAAAACTTAATCGAGTTAATCAATGTATGAAAATCAGAATTTACCCTTATGGCATTGTGTGTTTGAGGGGTAGCCCCCGACAGTGAAAATCCGATAAAGTCTATTTCTGCGCTTATAAGCTTTGCAGCATATTCATCAGTGAGACCCATACCGCTTGTGACAAATCCCGCCCTTGCACCTTCCTGTTTTACAAGACGTATACACTCTATTAAATCTTTATGAAGCAATGATTCCCCCCATCTTTCAAGCACTACGTTTTCCACATCTTTTAAATAAGGGAGAATCTTTTTGAAGTCATCAATATTCATGTCCCTGTGATGATCAATTTTATACTCTTCTTTTATACACATTGTGCATAGCAGAGAGCATCGCGTTGTAAGCTCAATCTGCCATGCTGAAAAT
This region includes:
- a CDS encoding SPASM domain-containing protein, with amino-acid sequence MDILQTLLNQGEKQKFSAWQIELTTRCSLLCTMCIKEEYKIDHHRDMNIDDFKKILPYLKDVENVVLERWGESLLHKDLIECIRLVKQEGARAGFVTSGMGLTDEYAAKLISAEIDFIGFSLSGATPQTHNAIRVNSDFHTLINSIKFLGKLADKNNFSRKPALHIVYLMLKENIGELPVLIDLAEEMGIQEIILLNIIQISNSFQNQKKVFTCKNEKPYKELLKKVMKRAGQLNIRLTIPNLTPCKTTVCSENPLKNLYISVEGNVSPCVYLYPPVPGKFKKIFCDKECIAEKVSFGNIFREPFESIWNKKEYTDFRDCFTKKQHPPQFCMTCHKILGF